GGGCCTATGCCGGCGGCTGGGCGGGCTTGGCGGGGGCGCAGGCGACGGCGGCCGCACCGGGCGTGGCGGCGCTGGGGCGGGAGCTCTTCGCCGTCTACATGGTGCCCTTCGAGGTCGCCTCGGTCCTCCTGCTGGCGGCCATGATCGGCGCCATCGCCCTCACCGGCAGGAAGGAGGACCGCCCGTGATCCCGCTCGGCGACTACCTGGTCTTCGGCGCGCTCCTCTTCTCCATCGGCCTCTTCGGGGCGCTCCGGCGCGAGAACGCCATCACCATCCTGATGTCCATCGAGCTGATGCTGAACGCGGTCAACGTCAACCTGGTCGCCTTCTCGCGCTACCTGCCGGGGGCGGCGCTGAGCGGCCAGATCTTCGCCATCTTTATCATCACCGTCGCCGCGGCCGAGGCGGCCGTGGGCCTGGCCGTCATCCTGGTCATCGCCCGGCGGCGGCGCACCGTCGACATCAACGAGGTGCGGACGCTCCACGACTGAGAGCGAGAGGTGAGAAGCGGGTGGTGCAACAAGTCTGGCTCATCCCCGCGGTGGTGCTGGCCGCCTTCCTGCTCACCCTCTTCCTGGGTCCGCGGCTGAGGGAGGGCGCCTCCTACTTCGGCATCGCCGGCGTCGGGCTGGCCTTCGTCCTCAGCCTGGTCACCCTGGGCGAGGTGCTGGGCGGTGCCAGCGCGCACGTCACCTTCCCCTGGCTGACCATCGGCACGACCACGGTGCGGATGGGCTTCCGCGTGGGGCCGCTGGAGGCGGCGACGCTGGTGATGGTCAGCCTGGTCTCCTGGATGGTGGTCACCTACTCGCGGGGCTACATGCATGGCGACGACCGATACAACCGCTTCTTCTCCAACATCACGCTCTTCGTCTTCGCCATGCTGGGCCTGGTCATCTCCGACAACTTCCTGGAGTTCGTCTTCTTCTGGGAGCTGATGGGACTCGAGTCCTACCTGCTCATCTCCCACTGGTTCCGCGACCTGGAGAACGCGCGCGCCGGCATGAAGGCCTTCCTGGTGACGCGCCTGGGCGACGCGGCCATGTTCCTGGGCATCTGGCTCTACTTCCAGCAGACGCACACCTTCCAGTTCGGCGCCAGCCTGGCCGGCATCCCCACGGCCACGCTGACGCTGATCGGGCTCCTGCTCTTCGCCGGCGCCGTGGGCAAGTC
This genomic window from Bacillota bacterium contains:
- the nuoK gene encoding NADH-quinone oxidoreductase subunit NuoK → MIPLGDYLVFGALLFSIGLFGALRRENAITILMSIELMLNAVNVNLVAFSRYLPGAALSGQIFAIFIITVAAAEAAVGLAVILVIARRRRTVDINEVRTLHD